GCTGCACGTCGAACTCGTCGATCGTGACGAACAGGTCGCGCACGATGCGGTTGACGATGGCCTGCACGCGCGGGTTGCCGGTGTCCTTTTCGGTGCTCTCGATCTGGCGCAGCAGCGCCTCGATGGCGGTCTTGTTCATGTGTGTCTCCTTGATGTGTTGGGGGTGTGGATCAACGGTCGTCATCATGGATCGAGGACGGATGGCGGCACAGCGCTTCCACCTCGATCTCCATGTAAGGGAACAGCGGCAGCGACAGCAGCAGGTCGTGCAGCTCGGTGTTGTCGGCCACGTCGAAGATGCTGACGTTGGCGTAGCGCCCCGCCACGCGCCACAGGTGGCGCCACTTGCCGCTGCGCTGCAATTCCTGCGCAAGTGCCTTCTCGCGGGTCTTCAGGGCATCGGCTTCCTCGCGCGGCATCGTGTGCGGCAGGCGGACGGTCATGCTGACTTTGAATAACATGGTGGTCTCGTTCGTGTCGTTGTTCAGTGCTGCTGGCGCTGCAGGAAGGCGATGCGGTCTTCATCCAGTTCGATGCCCAGGCCCGGACCGGTTGGCAACTGCAGGGCGCATTCGCGGTATGCGAGCGGCGTGCGCAGGATCTCCTCGGTGAGCAGGAGCGGCCCGAACAGCTCCGTGCCCCAGGCCAGTTCAGGCAACGTGGCGAACAGCTGGGCCGACGCGACGGTGCCGACCGCGCCCTCGAGCATCGTGCCGCCGTACAAGCCGATGTTGGCGGCCTCGCCGATCGCCGCCACCTGCTGGGCGCCCCGCAGGCCGCCGGATTGCGTGATCTTGATGGCGAAGACGTCGGCCGCGCGGCGCTCGGCGATGCGGAAGGCGTCCAGCGGACCATGCAGGGCCTCGTCGGCCATCAGCGGCACGCGGTTCATCGTGCGCAGGCGGCGCATGCCTTCGATGTCGTGCGCCGCGATCGGCTGCTCGACCAGGTCCACGCCGGCGTGTTCGAGCATGGCCATGCCGAGCATCGCGTCGGTCTCGCTCCAGGCCTGGTTGACGTCGACGCGCACGCTGGCGCGGTCGCCCAGCGCGCGCTTGATGGCGGCCACGTGAGCGGCGTCGGCGCGCACGTCGCGCGCGCCGATCTTCAGCTTGAACACGCGGTGGCGGCGCAGGTCCAGCATCTGCTCGGCCTCGGCGATGTCGCGCGCGGTGTCGCCGCTGGCCAGGGTCCACGCCACCGGCAGGCTGTCGCGCACGCGGCCGCCGAACAAATCGGACAAGGGCACGCCGAG
This genomic stretch from Massilia putida harbors:
- a CDS encoding muconate/chloromuconate family cycloisomerase, with protein sequence MSENSILIEGVDVLLLDLPTIRPHQLSVATMRRQKLVLVRIRASDGITGWGEATTIGGLAYGEESPESMRANIETYMAPILVGLDATSPNARMFELRSRLQGNRFALCAIETALFDGQARRLGVPLSDLFGGRVRDSLPVAWTLASGDTARDIAEAEQMLDLRRHRVFKLKIGARDVRADAAHVAAIKRALGDRASVRVDVNQAWSETDAMLGMAMLEHAGVDLVEQPIAAHDIEGMRRLRTMNRVPLMADEALHGPLDAFRIAERRAADVFAIKITQSGGLRGAQQVAAIGEAANIGLYGGTMLEGAVGTVASAQLFATLPELAWGTELFGPLLLTEEILRTPLAYRECALQLPTGPGLGIELDEDRIAFLQRQQH
- the catC gene encoding muconolactone Delta-isomerase, which encodes MLFKVSMTVRLPHTMPREEADALKTREKALAQELQRSGKWRHLWRVAGRYANVSIFDVADNTELHDLLLSLPLFPYMEIEVEALCRHPSSIHDDDR